The following coding sequences are from one Nicotiana tabacum cultivar K326 chromosome 1, ASM71507v2, whole genome shotgun sequence window:
- the LOC107807506 gene encoding EH domain-containing protein 1-like isoform X2 — translation MEFDNSPINQCSKKHEKIYQEWFNFADSDGDGRLTGKDATNFLEMSNLPRDHLKQVWAIADSKRQGFLGFKEFITAMQLVSLAQAGHAVTSDSLNAEVDFETLQLPTMEGLDGLLAKKKRVAKWAPDRNGSLVLSSRANWFSSSKSSKKVPSHYVTSIIDGLKKLYVKKLKPLEVAYHFSDFVSPLLANSDFDAKPMVMLLGQYSTGKTTFIKHLLKTSYPGAHIGPEPTTDRFVVVMNGPDERCVPGNTIAVQADMPFSGLTTFGTSFLSKFECSQMPHPLLENVTIVDTPGVLSGEKQRTQRSYDFTGVTSWFAAKCDLILLLFDPHKLDISDEFKRVIASLQGHDDKIRVVLNKADQVDTQQLMRVYGALMWSLGKVLNTPEVTRVYIGSFNDRPINEAPTGPVGKELFEKEQDDLLSDLKNIPKKACDRRINEFVKRARAAKIHAYIISHLKKEMPAMMGKAKKQKRLIDNLEDEFVKIQKEHHLPAGDFPNVEHFREVLSGYSIDKFEKLKPKLIQAVDDMLGYDIPELLKNFRNPYD, via the exons ATGGAGTTTGATAATTCTCCCATTAATCAATGCTCCAAAAAGCACGAGAAGATATATCAAGAATGGTTCAATTTTGCTGATTCGG ATGGAGATGGACGTCTCACCGGAAAGGACGCCACCAATTTTCTTGAAATGTCAAACTTGCCTCGTGATCATCTCAAGCAG GTGTGGGCAATTGCAGATTCCAAACGGCAAGGATTTCTTGGTTTTAAAGAGTTTATTACTGCAATGCAG TTGGTCTCTTTGGCTCAAGCTGGCCATGCAGTGACAAGTGATTCCTTAAATGCCGAAG TTGACTTTGAAACTTTGCAGCTACCTACAATGGAAGGTCTGGATGGACTTCTCGCT AAGAAGAAGCGTGTGGCTAAATGGGCACCTGACCGCAATG GCAGTCTTGTGCTATCCTCACGAGCTAATTGGTTTTCATCATCAAAATCTTCAAAGAAG GTTCCTTCACACTATGTCACCTCAATAATTGATGGACTGAAGAAGTTGTACGTCAAGAAACTAAAGCCATTGGAAGTTGCATATCACTTCAGTGATTTTGTCTCTCCTTTATTG GCAAATAGTGATTTTGATGCCAAACCAATGGTGATGCTTTTAGGTCAATACTCCACTGGCAAAACAACATTCATTAAGCATTTACTCAAAACAAGTTATCCAG GTGCTCATATTGGACCAGAACCTACAACAGACAGATTTGTTGTCGTTATG AACGGACCTGACGAAAGATGTGTCCCGGGGAATACAATTGCTGTTCAAGCAGATATGCCATTTAGCGGTTTGACAACTTTTGGAACAtcatttttgtcaaagtttgagtGTTCTCAAATGCCGCATCCT CTGTTAGAAAATGTCACAATTGTGGATACTCCGGGAGTTTTATCAGGCGAAAAGCAACGAACGCAAAGGAGCTATGACTTTACAGGGGTGACATCCTGGTTTGCTGCTAAGTGTGATCTCATTCTGCTATTGTTTGATCCCCACAAACTTGATATTAGCGATGAGTTCAAACGTGTGATTGCATCTCTTCAAGGTCATGATGATAAGATACGAGTTGTTTTGAACAAGGCTGACCAAGTTGATACTCAACAA CTAATGAGGGTTTATGGAGCATTAATGTGGTCTTTAGGGAAAGTTCTGAATACCCCTGAAGTTACGCGTGTCTACATAGG ATCATTTAATGACAGACCTATAAATGAAGCTCCCACGGGACCTGTGGGGAAAGAACTTTTTGAAAAGGAACAAGATGATCTCCTTTCAGACCTGAAAAACATACCAAAGAAAGCTTGTGATCGTCGT ATAAATGAATTCGTAAAACGTGCTAGAGCTGCCAAGATACATGCTTATATCATAAGTCACCTGAAAAAGGAAATGCCTGCTATGATGGGCAAAGCGAAGAAACAGAAAAGACTTATCGATAACTTGGAAGATGAATTCGTAAAG ATTCAAAAAGAACATCATTTGCCAGCCGGGGATTTTCCAAATGTCGAACATTTTAGAGAAGTTTTGAGTGGCTATAGCATTGACAAGTTTGAGAAGTTGAAACCTAAGTTAATACAAGCTGTTGATGACATGCTTGGTTATGACATCCctgaacttctcaaaaatttcagGAATCCTTACGACTAA
- the LOC107807506 gene encoding EH domain-containing protein 1-like isoform X1 encodes MEGLDGLLAKKKRVAKWAPDRNGSLVLSSRANWFSSSKSSKKVPSHYVTSIIDGLKKLYVKKLKPLEVAYHFSDFVSPLLANSDFDAKPMVMLLGQYSTGKTTFIKHLLKTSYPGAHIGPEPTTDRFVVVMNGPDERCVPGNTIAVQADMPFSGLTTFGTSFLSKFECSQMPHPLLENVTIVDTPGVLSGEKQRTQRSYDFTGVTSWFAAKCDLILLLFDPHKLDISDEFKRVIASLQGHDDKIRVVLNKADQVDTQQLMRVYGALMWSLGKVLNTPEVTRVYIGSFNDRPINEAPTGPVGKELFEKEQDDLLSDLKNIPKKACDRRINEFVKRARAAKIHAYIISHLKKEMPAMMGKAKKQKRLIDNLEDEFVKIQKEHHLPAGDFPNVEHFREVLSGYSIDKFEKLKPKLIQAVDDMLGYDIPELLKNFRNPYD; translated from the exons ATGGAAGGTCTGGATGGACTTCTCGCT AAGAAGAAGCGTGTGGCTAAATGGGCACCTGACCGCAATG GCAGTCTTGTGCTATCCTCACGAGCTAATTGGTTTTCATCATCAAAATCTTCAAAGAAG GTTCCTTCACACTATGTCACCTCAATAATTGATGGACTGAAGAAGTTGTACGTCAAGAAACTAAAGCCATTGGAAGTTGCATATCACTTCAGTGATTTTGTCTCTCCTTTATTG GCAAATAGTGATTTTGATGCCAAACCAATGGTGATGCTTTTAGGTCAATACTCCACTGGCAAAACAACATTCATTAAGCATTTACTCAAAACAAGTTATCCAG GTGCTCATATTGGACCAGAACCTACAACAGACAGATTTGTTGTCGTTATG AACGGACCTGACGAAAGATGTGTCCCGGGGAATACAATTGCTGTTCAAGCAGATATGCCATTTAGCGGTTTGACAACTTTTGGAACAtcatttttgtcaaagtttgagtGTTCTCAAATGCCGCATCCT CTGTTAGAAAATGTCACAATTGTGGATACTCCGGGAGTTTTATCAGGCGAAAAGCAACGAACGCAAAGGAGCTATGACTTTACAGGGGTGACATCCTGGTTTGCTGCTAAGTGTGATCTCATTCTGCTATTGTTTGATCCCCACAAACTTGATATTAGCGATGAGTTCAAACGTGTGATTGCATCTCTTCAAGGTCATGATGATAAGATACGAGTTGTTTTGAACAAGGCTGACCAAGTTGATACTCAACAA CTAATGAGGGTTTATGGAGCATTAATGTGGTCTTTAGGGAAAGTTCTGAATACCCCTGAAGTTACGCGTGTCTACATAGG ATCATTTAATGACAGACCTATAAATGAAGCTCCCACGGGACCTGTGGGGAAAGAACTTTTTGAAAAGGAACAAGATGATCTCCTTTCAGACCTGAAAAACATACCAAAGAAAGCTTGTGATCGTCGT ATAAATGAATTCGTAAAACGTGCTAGAGCTGCCAAGATACATGCTTATATCATAAGTCACCTGAAAAAGGAAATGCCTGCTATGATGGGCAAAGCGAAGAAACAGAAAAGACTTATCGATAACTTGGAAGATGAATTCGTAAAG ATTCAAAAAGAACATCATTTGCCAGCCGGGGATTTTCCAAATGTCGAACATTTTAGAGAAGTTTTGAGTGGCTATAGCATTGACAAGTTTGAGAAGTTGAAACCTAAGTTAATACAAGCTGTTGATGACATGCTTGGTTATGACATCCctgaacttctcaaaaatttcagGAATCCTTACGACTAA